From the genome of Haloarcula limicola, one region includes:
- a CDS encoding ABC transporter permease has product MSTERGRIRVSGFDTDRVTERAELSDWSEATTGGTESRWRRALRRFRQNRVAMLGVYVVVAMSLLSLFARPVVVAGIPVQPFSLAPYDPGQILYLEPGSTVGRYDPPTLAHPMGTDASGRDLFSRVLVGGRYSLSIGFVVVGITATIGMIYGAVAGYYGGWVDEILMRFVDVIFAFPGLVLALVIVALLGGGYWQLVIAFVVPGWAGYARLIRGEILSVKENEYVLAARALGARDRSVIFRHIVPNAIAPLIVQASLSIGTVVIGVAALGFLGLGFEPGTPEWGTMLDQTRETLVQGPGGSIPWWATVFPGGAIFLFVMAMNMIGDGVNDALDAQEVDSVQQGGGG; this is encoded by the coding sequence ATGTCTACAGAACGAGGACGCATCCGAGTCTCCGGATTCGACACCGACCGAGTGACCGAACGAGCGGAGCTATCAGACTGGTCCGAAGCGACGACCGGCGGGACGGAGAGCCGCTGGCGGAGAGCGTTGCGACGCTTCAGACAGAATCGGGTCGCCATGCTCGGCGTCTACGTCGTCGTGGCGATGTCCCTGCTGTCGCTGTTCGCGCGACCCGTCGTCGTCGCGGGTATTCCCGTCCAGCCGTTCTCGCTGGCTCCCTACGACCCGGGACAGATCCTGTATCTCGAACCCGGCTCGACCGTCGGCCGGTACGACCCGCCGACGCTCGCGCACCCGATGGGGACCGACGCCTCGGGTCGGGACCTGTTCTCGCGGGTGCTGGTCGGCGGTCGGTACAGCCTCTCCATCGGCTTCGTCGTCGTCGGCATCACGGCCACCATCGGCATGATCTACGGGGCCGTCGCCGGCTACTACGGCGGCTGGGTGGACGAGATACTGATGCGGTTCGTCGACGTCATCTTCGCGTTCCCCGGCCTCGTGCTGGCGCTGGTCATCGTCGCCCTGCTCGGCGGCGGCTACTGGCAGCTGGTCATCGCCTTCGTCGTCCCCGGCTGGGCCGGCTACGCCCGCCTCATCCGCGGGGAGATACTCTCCGTGAAGGAGAACGAGTACGTCTTGGCCGCGCGGGCGCTGGGCGCGCGCGACCGCTCGGTCATCTTCAGGCACATCGTCCCGAACGCCATCGCGCCGCTCATCGTGCAGGCGTCGCTCTCCATCGGGACCGTCGTCATCGGCGTGGCGGCGCTGGGCTTCCTCGGGTTGGGCTTCGAACCGGGCACCCCCGAGTGGGGGACGATGCTCGACCAGACCCGAGAGACCCTCGTGCAGGGTCCCGGCGGCTCCATCCCGTGGTGGGCGACGGTGTTCCCCGGCGGGGCCATCTTCCTGTTCGTGATGGCGATGAACATGATCGGCGACGGCGTCAACGACGCGCTGGACGCCCAGGAAGTCGACAGCGTTCAACAGGGAGGCGGCGGATGA
- a CDS encoding universal stress protein, translating to MTLLVPYDGSDLSEAALERATEFAGYTGEDVLALAVVPDEPDYALERGWLSADDPFDPETIADRLRDRVAEVAPDAEFRYEVPEAVSEMASVTTDVVRTIRSVANEVEASIVFVGSENAGRVSSPVSSVGAPVSEDPQYDVHIVRHA from the coding sequence ATGACGTTGCTCGTCCCTTACGACGGTTCGGACCTCTCGGAAGCGGCCCTCGAACGCGCGACGGAGTTCGCGGGGTACACCGGCGAGGACGTACTGGCACTCGCGGTCGTCCCCGACGAACCGGACTACGCGTTAGAGCGCGGCTGGCTCAGTGCCGACGACCCCTTCGACCCCGAAACTATCGCCGACCGACTCCGCGACCGGGTCGCAGAGGTAGCTCCCGACGCCGAGTTCCGCTACGAAGTCCCCGAGGCCGTCAGCGAGATGGCGTCGGTCACGACGGACGTGGTCCGGACGATCCGCTCGGTGGCGAACGAGGTGGAGGCCTCCATCGTGTTCGTCGGCAGCGAGAACGCGGGTCGCGTCTCCAGTCCCGTGTCGAGCGTCGGCGCACCGGTCTCGGAGGACCCGCAGTACGACGTGCACATCGTGCGGCACGCGTAA
- a CDS encoding KaiC domain-containing protein, protein MSDEEGDDDWFESAFEGDTGTESSEPDADSDTASAESPAEDERDSPFGDGESSLFDDGGDDPFGASGDDSGGLFDDDFASAFESASGPDGGGSDGEFEDEDFDSDIPRIDVGIDGLDRMIQGGIPERHLIVTVGSAGTGKTTFGLQFLHHGLERGENCVFITLEQSHSAIMDTANDRGWDFDEYEASDQLAVVDLDPVEMANSLDNIRGELPNLVEDFDADRLVLDSVSLLEMMYDSPAKRRTEVFDFTRSLKAAGVTTMLTSEASEDNPYASRHGIIEYLTDAVFVLQYVRSETRETRLAVEIQKIRNANHSRETKPYEITMDGISVYQQANIF, encoded by the coding sequence ATGAGCGACGAGGAGGGGGACGACGACTGGTTCGAGAGCGCCTTCGAGGGGGATACCGGGACCGAGTCGTCCGAACCCGACGCCGACAGCGACACCGCGAGTGCCGAAAGTCCGGCCGAAGACGAGAGAGACAGCCCGTTCGGCGACGGAGAAAGCAGCCTGTTCGACGATGGCGGCGACGACCCGTTCGGCGCGTCCGGCGACGATAGCGGCGGCCTGTTCGACGACGACTTCGCCAGCGCGTTCGAGTCGGCGTCCGGCCCGGACGGCGGCGGCAGCGACGGCGAGTTCGAGGACGAGGACTTCGACTCCGATATCCCGCGCATCGACGTCGGCATCGACGGGCTCGACCGGATGATACAGGGCGGGATTCCCGAGCGCCATCTGATCGTCACCGTCGGCTCGGCGGGGACCGGCAAGACCACCTTCGGGTTGCAGTTCCTCCATCACGGCCTCGAACGGGGCGAGAACTGCGTGTTCATCACGCTCGAACAGTCTCACTCGGCCATCATGGACACCGCCAACGACCGCGGGTGGGACTTCGACGAGTACGAGGCGAGCGACCAGTTGGCAGTGGTCGATTTGGACCCCGTCGAGATGGCCAACAGTCTCGATAACATCCGCGGGGAGCTTCCGAACCTCGTCGAGGACTTCGACGCCGACCGACTGGTGCTCGACTCCGTCTCGCTGCTGGAGATGATGTACGACAGCCCCGCGAAGCGCCGCACCGAGGTGTTCGACTTCACCCGCTCGCTGAAGGCGGCCGGCGTGACGACGATGCTCACCTCAGAGGCCAGCGAGGACAACCCCTACGCTTCCCGACACGGTATCATCGAGTACCTCACCGACGCGGTCTTCGTCCTCCAGTACGTCCGCTCGGAGACGAGAGAGACGCGACTGGCCGTCGAGATCCAGAAGATACGCAACGCCAACCACTCTCGGGAGACCAAGCCCTACGAGATCACGATGGACGGCATCAGCGTCTACCAGCAGGCGAACATCTTCTGA
- a CDS encoding ABC transporter ATP-binding protein gives MTLLEVNDLTVNFYTEEGVVTAVDDLSYRIESGETFGVVGESGAGKSVTALSLMRLIESPGRIESGEIIFQGEDLLEMSDSEIRDVRGNKIAMIFQDAQTALNPVYSVGDQIAEAIRHHLDYGDGEARERTVQLLDRVGIPDAESRYDDYPHEFSGGMQQRAVIAMALSCDPDLLIADEPTTALDVTTEAKILDEIQDLAEEFDAAIQLITHDLGVVAKICERVMVMYAGRPVEKAGVEDLYYDPKHPYTVGLMSSIPRIGDERDRLQTIPGTMPDLVDVPPGCSFHPRCPYAEESCTRKEPPLVDPETGDPATIADERAAACLAYTGDLDGELDYEVTVEGEDLDRIEGGRDVQ, from the coding sequence ATGACCCTGCTGGAGGTCAACGACCTCACGGTGAACTTCTACACCGAGGAAGGAGTCGTGACCGCCGTCGACGACCTCTCCTACCGCATCGAGAGCGGGGAGACGTTCGGCGTCGTCGGCGAGAGCGGGGCCGGGAAGTCGGTCACCGCCCTCTCGCTGATGCGCCTCATCGAGAGCCCGGGCCGCATCGAGAGCGGCGAGATCATCTTCCAGGGCGAGGACCTCTTGGAGATGAGCGACTCGGAGATCCGGGACGTGCGCGGCAACAAGATCGCCATGATATTCCAGGACGCACAGACCGCGCTCAACCCGGTCTACAGCGTCGGCGACCAGATCGCGGAGGCGATCCGTCACCACCTCGACTACGGCGACGGCGAGGCCCGCGAACGGACCGTGCAACTGCTGGACCGCGTCGGCATCCCCGACGCCGAGAGCCGCTACGACGACTACCCTCACGAGTTCTCCGGTGGGATGCAACAGCGGGCGGTCATCGCGATGGCGCTGTCCTGCGACCCGGACCTGCTCATCGCGGACGAGCCGACGACGGCGCTGGACGTCACGACGGAGGCGAAGATACTCGACGAGATACAGGACCTCGCCGAGGAGTTCGACGCCGCCATCCAGCTCATCACCCACGACCTCGGCGTCGTGGCGAAGATCTGCGAGCGCGTGATGGTGATGTATGCGGGCCGGCCGGTCGAGAAGGCGGGCGTCGAGGACCTCTACTACGACCCGAAACACCCCTACACGGTCGGCCTGATGAGCTCGATTCCGCGCATCGGCGACGAGCGCGACCGACTCCAGACCATCCCCGGGACGATGCCGGACCTCGTGGACGTGCCGCCGGGGTGTTCGTTCCACCCGCGGTGTCCCTACGCCGAGGAGTCCTGTACCCGGAAGGAGCCGCCGCTGGTGGACCCCGAGACGGGCGACCCGGCGACGATAGCGGACGAGCGGGCCGCCGCGTGTCTCGCCTACACCGGCGACTTAGACGGCGAACTCGACTACGAGGTGACCGTCGAGGGCGAAGACCTCGACCGCATCGAGGGGGGACGGGATGTCCAGTAA
- a CDS encoding sensor histidine kinase: MYRGRGDATIPSAIYAGGILLLSWSIVEPVALLLTGSPDVFRHRYLIGYVTIVPACLTLIWGGRWLPRSDIPAKYDATIAMFSVAAGAGFLLFNLFLMLFFPTGSTWIVTNWVRWALSLGLCVGFVIGTLYSRGLSGGIAAERQSLRAEHMRKKRELIHHMNSILRHEVLNSAQVIQGNAESLRQSDDAIDPSDERISRIYRQGTDLTEVTREVRALLNVVEGDRQLQPVNLTETLRDEVERIRLNHPDVDIDLSVPAGIVVEGDDLLGRVFGNLLRNAVEHNAPGSLRIAVEVETVDEAAAVAIRDNGDGIPERCLDTLFDRPQVGTHGLGLHIVRELVNSYSGTVELVDTGTGGTTFEVTVPLARARAAGPAEAKNPVDRAETPEI; the protein is encoded by the coding sequence ATGTATCGGGGAAGAGGCGATGCGACCATCCCGTCGGCTATCTATGCAGGGGGCATTCTCCTGCTGTCTTGGTCGATCGTCGAGCCTGTAGCACTCCTCTTGACGGGGTCTCCCGACGTGTTCAGACACCGGTATCTGATCGGATACGTCACTATCGTCCCCGCCTGTCTCACCTTGATCTGGGGCGGGCGATGGCTTCCGCGGAGCGATATTCCGGCGAAGTACGACGCCACGATCGCGATGTTCTCGGTAGCGGCCGGTGCCGGGTTCCTTCTCTTTAACCTGTTTCTCATGTTATTCTTCCCGACCGGTTCCACGTGGATCGTCACGAACTGGGTGCGATGGGCGCTGTCCCTGGGACTGTGCGTCGGTTTCGTCATCGGGACGCTGTACTCGCGCGGCTTATCGGGCGGAATCGCCGCGGAACGCCAGTCGCTGCGGGCAGAGCACATGCGGAAAAAGCGGGAGCTGATTCATCACATGAACAGTATCTTGCGGCACGAAGTCCTCAACTCGGCGCAAGTGATACAGGGCAACGCCGAGTCGTTGCGACAGTCCGACGACGCGATCGACCCGAGTGACGAGCGGATTAGCCGTATCTACCGGCAGGGGACCGACCTGACGGAAGTGACTCGGGAAGTTCGGGCTCTGCTCAACGTCGTCGAGGGGGACCGGCAGTTACAGCCGGTGAATCTCACCGAGACGCTTCGAGACGAGGTGGAGAGGATCAGGTTGAACCACCCGGACGTCGATATCGACCTCTCGGTTCCGGCGGGGATAGTCGTCGAGGGCGACGACCTGCTCGGCCGAGTGTTCGGGAATCTGCTCCGAAACGCCGTCGAACACAACGCTCCCGGCTCGCTTCGGATAGCCGTCGAGGTAGAAACGGTCGACGAGGCGGCAGCGGTCGCGATCAGGGACAACGGCGACGGGATCCCTGAGCGATGTCTGGACACGCTGTTCGACAGGCCACAGGTAGGGACCCACGGACTAGGCCTACACATCGTGAGGGAACTCGTGAACAGCTACTCCGGGACGGTCGAGTTGGTAGATACCGGGACCGGGGGGACGACTTTCGAAGTGACGGTCCCGCTCGCGAGAGCGCGAGCGGCGGGGCCCGCCGAAGCGAAGAACCCCGTAGATAGAGCCGAGACACCCGAGATCTAA
- a CDS encoding ABC transporter ATP-binding protein produces MSSNDPILRVEGLKKYYDSSSGFIDSLLGGEQKVKAVDGVDLELREGETLGVVGESGCGKTTLGRAILRLTEPTDGSVYYRGDDLTEMGSGKLRDLRKDLQYIFQDPFASLNPRLTVGDIIGEPLDIHDIAEGEAREQRIYDLLETVGLNSSHSHRYPHEFSGGQRQRIGIARALAVDPEVIICDEPVSALDVSVQAQILNLLEELQDEYGLSYVFIAHDLSVVEHISDRIAVMYLGELAEVGTTREIFDPPYHPYTEALLSAVPEPDPLWEGEQIFLPGTVPSPLDPPSGCRFHTRCPKVIQPAEYNLEQDVWRSVMDLKLRAADADDVDSVTAVTEGDEADDPTRASRAELGRLVREEFGLPERLADPDAEEAVSAGIDRLHDDGVEAAADHLDAAFTSPCETTHPDQIPTGDGDSHRIACLLYDDEYRDRGEDGAAGGAYADD; encoded by the coding sequence ATGTCCAGTAACGACCCCATCCTCCGCGTCGAGGGACTGAAGAAGTACTACGACTCCAGCAGCGGCTTCATCGACTCCTTGCTCGGGGGCGAACAGAAGGTCAAGGCCGTCGACGGCGTCGACCTCGAACTCCGCGAGGGGGAGACCCTCGGCGTCGTCGGCGAGAGCGGCTGCGGGAAGACGACGCTCGGCCGCGCGATCCTGCGGCTGACCGAACCCACGGACGGGTCCGTGTACTACCGCGGCGACGACCTGACCGAGATGGGGTCGGGGAAGCTTCGGGACCTCCGGAAGGACTTACAGTACATCTTCCAGGACCCGTTCGCCAGCCTCAACCCGCGACTGACCGTCGGCGACATCATCGGCGAACCGCTCGACATCCACGACATCGCCGAGGGCGAGGCGCGCGAACAGCGCATCTACGACTTACTGGAGACGGTCGGACTGAACTCCAGTCACTCCCATCGCTACCCCCACGAGTTCTCCGGCGGCCAGCGCCAGCGCATCGGCATCGCCCGGGCGCTGGCCGTGGACCCGGAGGTCATCATCTGCGACGAGCCCGTCTCGGCGCTGGACGTCTCCGTCCAGGCCCAGATCCTCAACCTCCTCGAAGAGCTACAGGACGAGTACGGCCTCTCGTACGTCTTCATCGCCCACGACCTGAGCGTCGTCGAACACATCTCCGACCGCATCGCGGTGATGTACCTGGGCGAGCTCGCGGAAGTCGGGACGACCAGGGAGATATTCGACCCGCCGTACCACCCCTATACGGAGGCGCTGCTGTCGGCGGTGCCGGAACCGGACCCGCTCTGGGAGGGCGAGCAGATATTCCTCCCCGGGACGGTCCCGTCGCCGCTGGATCCGCCGTCGGGCTGCCGGTTTCACACCCGCTGTCCGAAGGTCATCCAACCGGCTGAGTACAACCTCGAACAGGACGTGTGGCGCTCGGTGATGGACCTGAAACTGCGGGCGGCCGACGCCGACGACGTCGACTCGGTGACGGCCGTGACGGAGGGCGACGAGGCCGACGATCCGACGCGGGCCTCGCGGGCCGAACTCGGTCGGCTGGTCCGCGAGGAGTTCGGCCTGCCGGAGCGACTGGCCGACCCCGACGCCGAGGAGGCGGTCTCCGCCGGCATCGACAGGCTCCACGACGACGGCGTCGAGGCCGCGGCCGACCACCTCGACGCGGCGTTCACCTCGCCCTGCGAGACGACCCATCCCGACCAGATCCCAACCGGCGACGGCGACAGCCACCGAATCGCCTGCCTGCTGTACGACGACGAGTACCGCGACCGCGGCGAGGACGGTGCGGCCGGCGGCGCGTACGCCGACGACTGA
- a CDS encoding ABC transporter permease, with the protein MSLRRFIAKRVLLIFPILFGVSVITFALVQITPGDPIDVVVALNPDISPAEEARLRARYGLNDPIWVQYFEWLGGVLQGDFGRVISTDRAVSTVIVNRLPETVALGLFGWVFAVVIAVPTGIYAAVRKDELGDHVSRFVALSGISIPNFWLGLMLILIGALTLNLWPVLAPRKPLYAPEMLWYLLLPGITIGTASASTLMRIMRSSMAEEMNKEYVTAARAKGLPERTVVLKHVLRNSLISVTTVAAFLTASIVSGSVVVETVFGWPGLGRSLISAVSNREIDLILGITLFIGVAIILANLVADILYAVLDPRIRYD; encoded by the coding sequence ATGAGTCTGCGACGTTTCATCGCCAAACGCGTTCTGCTCATCTTCCCCATACTGTTCGGTGTCTCGGTCATCACGTTCGCGCTCGTCCAGATCACGCCGGGCGATCCCATCGACGTGGTGGTGGCGCTGAACCCCGACATCTCGCCCGCCGAGGAGGCGCGGCTCCGGGCCAGATACGGCCTGAACGACCCGATATGGGTGCAGTACTTCGAGTGGCTCGGCGGCGTCCTGCAGGGGGACTTCGGCCGGGTCATCAGCACCGACCGCGCCGTCAGCACGGTCATCGTGAACCGCCTCCCCGAGACCGTCGCCCTTGGCCTGTTCGGCTGGGTGTTCGCCGTCGTCATCGCCGTCCCGACCGGCATCTACGCCGCGGTGCGGAAGGACGAACTGGGCGACCACGTCAGCCGCTTCGTCGCGCTGTCGGGCATCTCGATCCCGAACTTCTGGCTGGGGCTGATGCTGATCCTCATCGGCGCGCTGACGCTGAACCTCTGGCCCGTGCTCGCCCCGCGAAAGCCGCTGTACGCTCCGGAGATGCTCTGGTATCTCCTGCTTCCGGGCATCACCATCGGCACCGCCTCGGCGTCGACGCTGATGCGCATCATGCGCTCGTCGATGGCCGAAGAGATGAACAAGGAGTACGTCACCGCCGCGCGAGCGAAGGGGCTGCCCGAGCGGACGGTCGTCCTGAAACACGTCCTGCGGAACTCGCTCATCTCGGTGACCACCGTCGCCGCCTTCCTGACCGCGAGCATCGTCTCGGGGTCGGTCGTCGTCGAGACGGTGTTCGGCTGGCCGGGACTGGGACGCTCGCTCATCAGCGCCGTCTCGAACCGAGAGATCGACCTCATCCTGGGGATCACCCTGTTCATCGGGGTCGCCATCATCCTGGCGAACCTGGTGGCCGATATCCTCTATGCGGTACTGGACCCGCGGATACGATACGACTAA
- a CDS encoding universal stress protein gives MAKRILVPVDGSDQASAAATFVAENYPDAAVVFLHVINPAEAGYSAQASVPSFSEEWYQQKKSAAETLFDDLEAEARENGVEAVERVLEVGRPTKTIVEYAEDHDVDQIVMGSHGRSGVSRILLGSVAETVVRRASVPVTVIR, from the coding sequence ATGGCAAAGCGTATTCTCGTCCCCGTGGACGGGTCCGATCAGGCCAGCGCGGCCGCGACGTTCGTCGCCGAGAACTACCCGGACGCGGCCGTCGTCTTCCTCCACGTCATCAACCCGGCCGAGGCGGGCTACAGCGCGCAGGCCTCTGTCCCCTCTTTCTCCGAGGAGTGGTACCAACAGAAGAAGTCGGCGGCCGAGACGCTGTTCGACGACCTCGAAGCCGAAGCCCGCGAGAACGGCGTCGAGGCGGTAGAGCGCGTCCTGGAGGTCGGCCGTCCGACCAAGACCATCGTCGAGTACGCCGAGGACCACGACGTCGACCAGATCGTGATGGGGAGTCACGGCCGGTCGGGCGTCTCGCGGATTCTGCTCGGAAGCGTCGCCGAGACGGTCGTCCGGCGGGCGTCGGTCCCCGTGACCGTCATCCGCTGA
- a CDS encoding ABC transporter substrate-binding protein, protein MTDTNRTLSDVLSRRNLMQTVAGLGAASVAGCSGLTGGDGGDGGDGGSVDPVQERETVEPGDIKEGGTFKTAIGENPDTFDYVESTSASATILHNLLYEGMVTTDAAGKLYPWLAESYEQVAVNDVTAADYTSYMSSAQYAETDDGAVYIDTDAQVIIESPDNPNSPSAGDEAQVLTPKEATQAVSDGTFGMHYTFQLHEGIKFHDGEELTAPNVVASYERVQNSGLSGQIYDSLLDIQANGDYTVELYMQLPDAAAIRELGGLPVYPTKMTDLELGQMDPRQGNTPLGTGMFKLKEFNNEEYVLFEKNENYWFDTGMKDWFEGPSEFPNGPVVDEVDVAIIGSDSQRAAALESGEIDMSYGLTASTLTNYQQAEDYRTAPTNGAGYTFLQFPVRQEPWTNAKIRRAANKLIPRQSISENIFQGWEEPAWVPLPPLAARTGSTDYEAMVENLKSYNTYEPEAAAELAEEAAGEADVEFPIEVTLETNSDNDDRVRTVELIAESMSQEIDGTQYFDVSVNTKEFLTFISQLLSTDYWKQGKLAFIGLSGGFNPHGYAKSVHSPQNFAQCCNFQNIDIEELNQAMEQARYGPEVAQDPELRRERYEKVWKMILEENANSYGTHSTLVGVVNNDVKGFNTYPSTQDIIGYAMYNPADQQITYLDR, encoded by the coding sequence ATGACTGACACCAACCGAACGCTCTCCGACGTCCTGTCCCGCCGCAACCTGATGCAAACCGTCGCCGGTCTCGGTGCCGCCTCCGTAGCCGGCTGTTCCGGCCTCACCGGCGGTGACGGCGGTGACGGCGGCGACGGCGGGTCCGTAGACCCGGTACAGGAACGCGAAACCGTCGAACCGGGTGACATCAAGGAAGGCGGGACGTTCAAGACGGCTATCGGAGAGAACCCCGACACCTTCGACTACGTCGAGAGCACGTCCGCGTCGGCCACCATACTGCACAACCTCCTCTACGAGGGGATGGTGACGACCGACGCCGCCGGGAAGTTGTACCCGTGGCTGGCGGAGTCCTACGAGCAGGTCGCGGTCAACGACGTCACGGCCGCCGACTACACGTCGTACATGTCGTCGGCGCAGTACGCCGAGACCGACGACGGAGCCGTCTACATCGACACGGACGCGCAGGTCATCATCGAGAGCCCCGACAACCCCAACAGCCCCTCCGCCGGCGACGAGGCGCAAGTCTTGACTCCGAAGGAGGCCACACAGGCTGTCTCCGACGGGACCTTCGGGATGCACTACACGTTCCAGCTCCACGAGGGCATCAAGTTCCACGACGGCGAGGAACTGACCGCACCGAACGTCGTCGCCTCCTACGAGCGCGTCCAGAACTCCGGCCTCTCGGGGCAGATCTACGACTCCCTGTTGGACATCCAGGCCAACGGCGACTACACCGTCGAGCTGTACATGCAGCTCCCGGACGCCGCCGCCATCCGCGAACTCGGCGGGCTCCCGGTGTACCCGACGAAGATGACCGACCTCGAACTCGGACAGATGGACCCGCGACAGGGCAACACCCCGCTCGGGACTGGGATGTTCAAGCTGAAGGAGTTCAACAACGAGGAGTACGTCCTCTTCGAGAAGAACGAGAACTACTGGTTCGACACGGGGATGAAAGACTGGTTCGAGGGCCCCTCGGAGTTCCCGAACGGCCCGGTCGTCGACGAGGTCGACGTGGCCATCATCGGGTCGGACTCCCAGCGCGCGGCCGCCCTCGAGAGCGGCGAGATCGACATGAGCTACGGGCTGACCGCGAGCACGCTCACGAACTACCAGCAGGCCGAGGACTACCGCACCGCGCCGACCAACGGGGCCGGCTACACGTTCCTGCAGTTCCCGGTCAGACAGGAACCCTGGACCAACGCGAAGATCCGCCGGGCCGCGAACAAGCTCATCCCGCGCCAGAGCATCTCGGAGAACATCTTCCAGGGCTGGGAGGAACCCGCGTGGGTCCCGCTCCCGCCGCTGGCGGCCAGGACCGGCTCGACCGACTACGAGGCGATGGTCGAGAACCTCAAGAGCTACAACACCTACGAGCCGGAGGCCGCCGCCGAATTGGCCGAGGAGGCCGCGGGCGAGGCCGACGTCGAGTTCCCCATCGAGGTGACCTTAGAGACCAACTCCGACAACGACGACCGCGTTCGGACCGTCGAACTCATCGCCGAGTCGATGAGCCAGGAGATAGACGGCACGCAGTACTTCGACGTGAGCGTCAACACGAAGGAGTTCCTCACCTTCATCAGTCAGCTCCTCTCGACGGACTACTGGAAGCAGGGGAAACTGGCGTTCATCGGTCTCTCCGGCGGGTTCAACCCGCACGGCTACGCCAAGTCGGTCCACAGCCCGCAGAACTTCGCGCAGTGCTGTAACTTCCAGAACATCGACATCGAGGAGCTCAACCAGGCGATGGAGCAGGCCCGATACGGCCCCGAGGTCGCACAGGACCCCGAGCTCCGACGCGAGCGCTACGAGAAGGTCTGGAAGATGATCTTAGAGGAGAACGCCAACTCCTACGGGACCCACAGCACGCTCGTCGGCGTCGTGAACAACGACGTCAAGGGGTTCAACACCTATCCGAGCACGCAGGACATCATCGGCTACGCGATGTACAACCCGGCCGACCAGCAGATAACGTACCTCGACCGGTAA
- a CDS encoding NAD(+)/NADH kinase — MTVGIVAQRDNDRAMSLASELADRLADVDASVAVDETTGEALVDHDAWRAARPASRPVDAMCDCDLVVSIGGDGTFLYAARGAGSTPLMGVNLGEVGFLNALAPEEAVETVVAEVEHIQKTGSARTRAMPRLRASGPDWELSPALNEVVVQGTHRGSGGGGEFEVRVDGALYTSGHADGVLVATPTGSTAYNLSEGGPLVHPDVPALVVTGMAPDDGMPPLTVSADSDVSVELTDAESGVVVSDGRVRQEISPPERVSLTRASEPIRLAGPPLDFFTALGKLA; from the coding sequence ATGACCGTCGGTATCGTCGCCCAGCGGGACAACGACCGGGCGATGTCGCTTGCGAGTGAGTTGGCCGACCGCCTCGCGGACGTGGACGCCTCGGTGGCCGTAGACGAGACGACGGGCGAGGCGCTCGTCGACCACGACGCGTGGCGGGCGGCCCGACCGGCCAGCAGACCGGTCGATGCGATGTGCGACTGCGACCTCGTCGTCAGTATCGGCGGCGACGGGACGTTCCTCTACGCCGCCCGCGGCGCGGGATCGACGCCGCTGATGGGCGTCAACCTCGGCGAGGTCGGCTTCCTGAACGCCCTGGCTCCCGAGGAGGCCGTCGAGACGGTCGTCGCGGAGGTCGAACACATCCAGAAGACCGGGAGCGCTCGCACCCGAGCGATGCCGCGCCTGCGGGCCAGCGGTCCCGACTGGGAGCTCTCGCCGGCGCTCAACGAGGTCGTCGTCCAGGGGACCCACCGCGGGAGCGGCGGCGGCGGCGAGTTCGAGGTGCGCGTCGACGGGGCGCTGTACACCAGCGGACACGCGGACGGGGTGCTCGTGGCGACGCCGACGGGCTCGACGGCGTACAACCTGAGCGAGGGCGGCCCCCTCGTCCACCCCGACGTTCCCGCCCTCGTCGTCACGGGGATGGCCCCGGACGACGGGATGCCGCCGCTGACGGTGAGCGCCGACAGCGACGTCTCGGTGGAACTGACGGACGCCGAAAGCGGCGTCGTCGTGAGCGACGGGCGAGTGCGCCAAGAGATCTCGCCGCCGGAGCGGGTGTCGCTGACGCGAGCGAGCGAACCCATCCGACTGGCCGGGCCACCGCTCGATTTCTTCACCGCGCTGGGAAAGTTGGCCTAG